Proteins found in one Streptococcus mitis genomic segment:
- the spxB gene encoding pyruvate oxidase: MTQGKITASAAMLNVLKTWGVDTIYGIPSGTLSSLMDALAEDKDIRFLQVRHEETGALAAVMQAKFGGSIGVAVGSGGPGATHLINGVYDAAMDNTPFLAILGSRPVNELNMDAFQELNQNPMYNGIAVYNKRVAYAEQLPKVIDEACRAAVSKKGPAVVEIPVNFGFQEIDENSYYGSGSYERSFIAPALNEVEINKAVEILNNAERPVIYAGYGGVKAGEVITELSRKIKAPIITTGKNFEAFEWNYEGLTGSAYRVGWKPANEVVFEADTVLFLGSNFPFAEVYEAFKNTEKFIQVDIDPYKLGKRHALDASILGDAGQAAKAILDKVNPVESTPWWRANVKNNQNWRDYMNKLEGKTEGELQLYQVYNAINKHADQDAIYSIDVGDTTQTSTRHLHMTPKNMWRTSPLFATMGIALPGGIAAKKDNPDRQVWNIMGDGAFNMCYPDVITNVQYDLPVINVVFSNDKYAFIKDKYEDTNKHLFGCDFTNADYAKIAEAQGAVGFTVNRIEDIDAVVAEAVKLNKEGKTVVIDARITPHRPLPVEVLELDPKLHSEEAIKAFKEKYEAEELVPFRLFLEEEGLQSRAIK; the protein is encoded by the coding sequence ATGACTCAAGGGAAAATTACTGCATCTGCAGCAATGCTTAACGTATTGAAAACATGGGGCGTAGACACAATCTACGGTATCCCATCAGGAACACTCAGCTCATTGATGGACGCTTTGGCTGAAGACAAAGATATCCGCTTCTTGCAAGTTCGCCACGAAGAAACAGGTGCTCTTGCAGCGGTTATGCAAGCTAAATTCGGCGGCTCAATCGGGGTTGCAGTTGGTTCAGGTGGTCCAGGTGCGACTCACTTGATTAACGGTGTTTACGATGCAGCTATGGATAACACTCCATTCCTTGCTATCCTTGGATCACGTCCAGTTAACGAACTCAACATGGATGCTTTCCAAGAATTGAACCAAAACCCAATGTACAACGGTATCGCTGTCTACAACAAACGTGTAGCTTACGCTGAGCAATTGCCAAAAGTAATCGACGAAGCTTGCCGTGCTGCAGTTTCTAAAAAAGGTCCAGCTGTTGTTGAAATCCCAGTAAACTTCGGTTTCCAAGAAATCGATGAAAACTCATACTACGGTTCAGGTTCATACGAGCGTTCATTCATCGCTCCTGCTTTGAACGAAGTTGAAATCAACAAAGCTGTTGAAATCTTGAACAATGCTGAACGTCCAGTTATTTACGCTGGTTACGGTGGTGTGAAAGCTGGTGAAGTGATTACTGAATTGTCACGTAAAATCAAAGCACCAATCATCACAACTGGTAAAAACTTTGAAGCCTTTGAATGGAACTATGAAGGTTTGACAGGTTCTGCTTACCGTGTTGGTTGGAAACCAGCCAACGAAGTGGTCTTTGAAGCAGACACAGTTCTTTTCCTTGGTTCAAACTTCCCATTTGCTGAAGTTTACGAAGCATTCAAGAACACTGAAAAATTCATCCAAGTTGATATCGACCCTTACAAACTTGGTAAACGTCATGCCCTTGACGCTTCAATCCTTGGTGACGCAGGTCAAGCAGCTAAAGCTATCCTTGACAAAGTAAACCCAGTTGAATCAACTCCATGGTGGCGTGCAAACGTTAAGAACAACCAAAACTGGCGTGATTACATGAACAAACTCGAAGGTAAAACTGAGGGTGAATTGCAATTGTATCAAGTTTACAATGCAATCAACAAACATGCTGATCAAGACGCTATCTATTCAATCGACGTAGGTGACACTACTCAAACATCTACTCGTCACCTTCACATGACACCTAAGAACATGTGGCGTACATCTCCACTCTTTGCGACAATGGGTATTGCCCTTCCTGGTGGTATCGCTGCTAAGAAAGACAATCCAGATCGCCAAGTATGGAACATCATGGGTGATGGAGCGTTTAACATGTGCTACCCAGACGTTATCACAAACGTTCAATACGACCTTCCAGTTATCAACGTTGTCTTCTCAAATGATAAATATGCCTTCATCAAGGACAAATACGAAGACACAAACAAACACTTGTTTGGTTGTGACTTCACAAACGCTGACTACGCTAAAATTGCTGAAGCTCAAGGAGCTGTTGGATTTACAGTAAACCGTATCGAAGATATCGACGCAGTTGTTGCAGAGGCTGTTAAATTGAACAAAGAAGGTAAAACTGTTGTTATCGATGCTCGCATCACTCCACACCGTCCACTTCCAGTAGAAGTACTTGAATTGGATCCAAAACTTCACTCAGAAGAAGCAATCAAAGCCTTCAAGGAAAAATACGAAGCAGAAGAACTCGTACCATTCCGTCTCTTCTTGGAAGAAGAAGGATTGCAATCACGCGCAATTAAATAA
- a CDS encoding heavy metal translocating P-type ATPase, producing MTEIIKANLENGVQKIRITADKGYHPAHIQLQKGVPAEITFHRVTPSNCYKEILFEEEGILEPIGVDEEKVIRFTPQELGQHEFSCGMKMQKGSYTVVEKTRKSLSLLQRFWITSIFTVPLVILMIGMSTGSISHQVLRWGTFLATTPIMLVAGGPYIQSAWASFKKHNANMDTLVALGTLVAYFYSLVALFAGLPVYFESAAFIFFFVLMGAVFEEKMRKNTSQAVEKLLDLQAKTAEVLREDNYVQVPLEQVKVGDLIRVRPGEKIAVDGVVVEGISSIDESMVTGESLPVDKTVGDTVIGSTINNSGTLVFRAEKVGSETVLAQIVDFVKKAQTSRAPIQDLTDKISGIFVPAVVILGIVTFWIWFVLLRDSVVVLGASFVSSLLYAVAVLIIACPCALGLATPTALMVGTGRSAKMGVLLKNGMVLQEIQKVQTLVFDKTGTLTEGKPVVTDIIGDEVEVLGLAASLEEASQHPLAEAVVKRASEAGLEFQTVENFQALHGKGVSGQINGKQVLLGNAKMLDGMDISSNYQDKLEELEKEAKTVVFLAVDNEIKGLLALQDIPKENAKLAISQLKKRGLKTVMLTGDNAGVARAIADQIGIEEVIAGVLPEEKANEIHKLQAAGKVAFVGDGINDAPALSVADVGIAMGAGTDIAIESADLVLTTNNLLGVVRAFDMSKKTFNRILLNLFWAFIYNVVGIPIAAGVFSGVGLALNPELAGLAMAFSSVSVLTSSLLLNFSKID from the coding sequence ATGACTGAAATTATAAAAGCAAATCTTGAAAATGGTGTGCAAAAAATCCGTATCACGGCAGACAAAGGCTACCATCCAGCCCACATTCAACTGCAAAAAGGAGTTCCTGCTGAGATCACCTTTCACCGTGTGACACCTTCAAACTGTTATAAGGAAATTCTGTTTGAAGAAGAAGGCATCTTGGAACCAATCGGCGTAGATGAGGAGAAAGTCATTCGTTTTACACCTCAAGAATTAGGTCAACATGAATTTTCTTGTGGCATGAAGATGCAAAAGGGGAGTTATACCGTAGTTGAGAAGACTCGAAAATCTCTATCACTTTTACAGCGGTTTTGGATTACTAGTATCTTTACTGTGCCTCTTGTGATTCTCATGATTGGGATGTCGACAGGTAGCATTAGTCACCAAGTCCTGCGTTGGGGAACCTTTTTAGCCACAACACCGATTATGCTAGTAGCAGGTGGTCCTTATATCCAAAGTGCTTGGGCTAGTTTTAAAAAGCACAATGCCAACATGGATACCTTGGTTGCTCTGGGAACCCTAGTGGCCTATTTCTATAGCTTAGTTGCCCTCTTCGCTGGTCTCCCTGTTTACTTTGAAAGTGCTGCATTTATCTTCTTCTTCGTTCTTATGGGAGCCGTTTTTGAGGAGAAAATGCGGAAAAATACTTCCCAAGCTGTGGAGAAATTACTTGACTTGCAGGCTAAAACTGCAGAAGTCTTGCGTGAGGATAACTATGTTCAAGTCCCCTTGGAGCAAGTCAAGGTAGGTGACCTGATTCGAGTGCGTCCCGGTGAAAAGATTGCGGTTGATGGTGTCGTAGTAGAAGGTATCTCTAGTATTGATGAGTCTATGGTGACGGGTGAGAGTCTGCCTGTGGACAAGACAGTTGGAGATACCGTCATTGGTTCAACCATTAATAATAGTGGAACACTTGTTTTTAGAGCAGAAAAAGTTGGTTCAGAGACTGTTTTGGCTCAGATTGTGGATTTTGTGAAGAAAGCTCAGACCAGTCGTGCGCCGATTCAGGACTTGACAGATAAAATTTCAGGGATTTTTGTCCCAGCAGTTGTCATTTTAGGAATCGTGACCTTTTGGATTTGGTTTGTCTTGCTCAGGGATAGTGTGGTCGTGCTTGGAGCCAGCTTTGTCTCTTCTCTTCTCTATGCGGTGGCGGTTTTGATTATCGCCTGTCCTTGTGCCTTGGGGCTTGCAACACCGACAGCCCTTATGGTGGGGACAGGACGCAGTGCCAAGATGGGAGTTCTCCTCAAAAATGGAATGGTTCTACAGGAAATCCAGAAAGTCCAAACTCTTGTCTTTGATAAGACTGGAACTTTGACGGAAGGGAAGCCTGTGGTAACAGATATCATCGGCGACGAAGTAGAAGTGCTTGGATTGGCAGCCTCCTTGGAAGAAGCTTCTCAACACCCACTGGCTGAAGCCGTTGTGAAACGAGCGAGTGAAGCTGGACTTGAGTTTCAAACTGTTGAAAATTTCCAAGCCTTGCACGGAAAAGGTGTATCAGGGCAAATCAATGGAAAACAAGTTCTGCTTGGAAATGCTAAAATGCTAGATGGTATGGATATTTCAAGTAATTATCAAGATAAACTAGAAGAACTAGAAAAAGAAGCTAAGACAGTTGTTTTCTTGGCTGTGGACAATGAAATCAAAGGCTTGCTTGCTTTGCAAGATATCCCTAAGGAAAATGCTAAGCTAGCCATTAGTCAGTTGAAAAAACGAGGTCTTAAAACAGTCATGCTGACAGGAGACAATGCTGGTGTGGCGCGTGCTATTGCAGATCAGATCGGAATCGAAGAGGTCATTGCAGGTGTCTTGCCAGAAGAAAAAGCCAACGAAATCCATAAACTACAAGCGGCTGGCAAAGTAGCCTTTGTTGGGGACGGTATCAATGATGCTCCTGCCCTCAGTGTAGCAGATGTGGGAATTGCTATGGGAGCTGGAACAGATATCGCCATCGAGTCAGCAGATTTGGTGTTGACAACTAATAACCTCCTAGGAGTGGTACGTGCCTTTGATATGAGTAAGAAAACCTTTAATCGAATTCTGCTCAATCTTTTCTGGGCCTTTATTTACAATGTCGTCGGAATTCCGATAGCTGCAGGAGTCTTTTCTGGCGTTGGACTGGCTCTCAATCCAGAACTGGCAGGTCTAGCTATGGCCTTTAGTTCTGTATCTGTTTTGACTAGTTCACTCTTACTAAACTTTAGTAAAATAGATTAA
- a CDS encoding cupredoxin domain-containing protein yields MLNSIVTIICIALIAFILFWFFKKPEKSGQKAQQKNGYQEIRVEVMGGYTPELIILKKSVPARIVFDRKDPSPCLDQIVFPDFGVHADLPMGEEYVVEITPEQAGEYGFSCGMNMMHGKMIVE; encoded by the coding sequence ATGTTAAATAGTATTGTAACCATTATTTGTATTGCCCTTATCGCGTTTATCTTGTTTTGGTTTTTCAAAAAGCCTGAAAAATCTGGACAAAAGGCCCAGCAAAAAAACGGCTACCAAGAGATTCGAGTGGAGGTCATGGGGGGCTATACGCCTGAGTTGATTATCCTCAAGAAATCAGTGCCAGCCCGCATTGTCTTTGACCGTAAGGACCCTTCACCCTGTCTAGACCAAATTGTTTTTCCAGATTTTGGTGTACATGCGGACCTGCCTATGGGGGAAGAGTATGTAGTGGAAATCACGCCTGAGCAGGCTGGAGAGTATGGTTTCTCTTGTGGCATGAATATGATGCACGGCAAGATGATTGTAGAATAG
- a CDS encoding CopY/TcrY family copper transport repressor, giving the protein MQISDAEWQVMKIIWMQGEQTSTDLIRVLAERFDWSKSTIQTLLARLVEKECLTRKKEGKFFYSALLTLDQSRDLLVQDIKDKVCSRRIKNLLADLIAECDFTQADLEDLEAVISEKKSSAVTEVKCNCM; this is encoded by the coding sequence ATGCAGATTTCAGATGCAGAATGGCAGGTCATGAAGATTATTTGGATGCAAGGAGAGCAGACCAGTACGGATTTAATCAGGGTTCTGGCGGAGCGGTTCGACTGGTCCAAGTCAACCATTCAAACTCTTTTGGCTCGTTTGGTTGAGAAAGAGTGTCTGACAAGGAAAAAAGAAGGCAAGTTCTTCTATTCAGCCCTTTTAACTTTGGACCAAAGTCGGGATTTACTTGTCCAAGATATCAAGGACAAGGTTTGTTCTCGTAGGATTAAGAACTTGTTGGCTGATTTGATTGCTGAATGTGATTTTACTCAGGCTGACTTGGAAGACTTGGAAGCTGTGATTTCTGAGAAGAAATCAAGCGCTGTAACAGAAGTAAAATGTAATTGTATGTAA
- the thiD gene encoding bifunctional hydroxymethylpyrimidine kinase/phosphomethylpyrimidine kinase encodes MTYLPVALTIAGTDPSGGAGIMADLKSFQARDVYGMAVVTSLVAQNTRGVQLIEHVSPQMLKAQLESVFSDIPPQAVKTGMLATTEIMEIIQPYLKKLDCPYVLDPVMVATSGDTLIDTSARSYLKTNLLPLATIITPNLPEAEEIVGFSIHDPEDMQRAGRLILKEFGPQSVVIKGGHLEGGAKDFLFTKDDQFVWESPRIQTCHTHGTGCTFAAVITAELAKGKNLYQAVDKAKAFITKAIQDAPQLGHGSGPVNHTSFKD; translated from the coding sequence ATGACTTATTTACCCGTTGCTTTGACCATTGCAGGGACTGACCCTAGTGGTGGTGCTGGCATTATGGCTGATTTAAAGTCATTCCAAGCTAGAGATGTCTATGGAATGGCCGTTGTGACCAGCCTTGTCGCTCAAAATACCAGAGGCGTTCAGCTAATTGAGCATGTTTCTCCTCAAATGTTGAAAGCCCAATTGGAGAGTGTCTTTTCGGATATCCCACCTCAGGCTGTAAAAACTGGCATGTTGGCAACTACTGAAATTATGGAAATCATCCAGCCCTATCTTAAAAAGCTGGACTGTCCTTATGTCCTTGACCCTGTTATGGTCGCAACAAGCGGTGACACCCTGATTGATACCAGTGCCAGAAGCTACCTAAAAACAAACCTGCTTCCACTTGCTACCATCATCACACCCAATCTTCCTGAGGCAGAAGAGATTGTTGGTTTTTCAATCCATGATCCTGAAGACATGCAGCGTGCCGGTCGCCTGATTTTAAAAGAATTTGGTCCTCAGTCTGTAGTCATCAAAGGTGGCCATCTCGAAGGCGGTGCCAAGGATTTCCTCTTTACCAAGGATGACCAATTTGTCTGGGAAAGTCCACGAATTCAAACCTGTCACACCCATGGTACTGGATGTACCTTTGCTGCAGTGATTACGGCTGAACTAGCCAAGGGGAAAAACCTCTATCAAGCAGTCGATAAAGCCAAGGCCTTTATCACAAAAGCCATCCAAGACGCTCCTCAACTTGGTCATGGTTCTGGACCAGTCAACCATACAAGCTTTAAAGATTAA
- the thiE gene encoding thiamine phosphate synthase: MNREAFRLYLVTNRYQDSVESFLEKIETACRSGVTIVQLREKNLTTNQYYQLAKQVKEITDAYQVPLIIDDRLDVCLAVDAAGLHIGDDELPVSVARKVLGPDKILGVTAKTVKRALEAEEGGANYLGTGAIFPTTTKENAPITLISTLKTICQRVAIPVVAIGGLTSENIDQLAATGIAGVAVVRDLMQAEDIEAKTQAFLTKLDEIIF, translated from the coding sequence ATGAATAGAGAGGCGTTTAGACTATATCTGGTAACCAATCGCTACCAAGATTCCGTGGAAAGTTTTCTTGAAAAGATTGAGACGGCTTGCCGTTCAGGAGTTACCATAGTCCAATTACGAGAAAAAAATCTCACAACCAATCAATATTATCAACTGGCAAAACAAGTCAAGGAAATAACAGATGCCTATCAGGTACCCCTGATCATCGATGATCGTTTGGATGTCTGTCTTGCAGTTGATGCTGCTGGTCTGCATATTGGAGACGATGAATTACCCGTTTCGGTAGCTCGCAAAGTCCTGGGCCCTGACAAAATCCTCGGTGTCACAGCTAAAACTGTAAAAAGAGCCCTCGAGGCAGAAGAAGGAGGGGCGAATTACTTGGGGACAGGAGCCATTTTCCCGACTACGACTAAGGAAAATGCGCCTATCACCCTAATTTCAACCTTGAAAACAATTTGCCAAAGGGTCGCCATTCCAGTAGTTGCTATTGGCGGCTTGACATCAGAGAACATTGACCAACTTGCTGCAACTGGTATAGCTGGGGTAGCTGTCGTTAGGGATCTTATGCAGGCAGAAGATATTGAGGCAAAAACGCAAGCATTTTTAACAAAGCTGGATGAGATTATTTTCTAA
- a CDS encoding hydroxyethylthiazole kinase, producing MQAFTNPFPLETTSLIHCITNEISCEMLANGILALGCKPVMADDPREVLDFTKQSQALFINLGHLSAEKEKAIRIAASYAAQVCLPMVVDAVGVTASSIRKSLVKDLLDYRPTVLKGNMSEIRSLVGLKHHGVGVDASTKDQETEDLLQVLKDWCQTYPGMSFLVTGPKDLIVSKNQVAVLGNGCVELDWITGTGDLVGALTAVFLSQGMTAFEASCLAVSYLNISAERIVVQGMGLEDFRYQVLNQLSLLKRDENWLDAIKGEVYE from the coding sequence ATGCAGGCATTTACAAATCCTTTTCCTCTGGAAACGACTTCCCTCATTCACTGTATTACCAATGAGATTTCTTGTGAGATGCTGGCAAATGGGATTTTGGCTCTGGGATGTAAACCTGTCATGGCAGATGATCCTCGTGAGGTTCTTGATTTTACTAAGCAAAGCCAGGCACTCTTCATCAATTTGGGGCATTTGTCAGCTGAGAAGGAAAAAGCAATCCGTATAGCAGCTTCTTATGCAGCTCAAGTTTGTCTCCCAATGGTAGTAGATGCGGTTGGCGTAACGGCTTCATCCATTCGTAAGAGCTTAGTTAAAGACCTTTTAGACTATAGACCTACGGTCCTTAAAGGAAATATGTCGGAAATCAGAAGTCTTGTTGGCTTAAAACACCACGGAGTTGGGGTCGATGCGAGTACTAAAGATCAAGAAACTGAGGACTTGCTTCAAGTTTTGAAAGACTGGTGTCAGACCTATCCAGGTATGTCATTCTTAGTCACTGGCCCCAAGGACCTCATCGTTTCAAAGAATCAGGTTGCCGTATTAGGAAATGGCTGTGTAGAATTAGACTGGATAACAGGGACAGGAGACTTGGTTGGAGCCTTGACAGCCGTTTTTCTCAGCCAAGGAATGACTGCATTTGAAGCTTCGTGTCTAGCGGTCTCTTATCTTAATATCTCCGCTGAGAGAATCGTTGTTCAAGGGATGGGATTGGAAGATTTTCGTTACCAAGTACTCAATCAGCTTTCGCTCCTCAAAAGAGATGAAAACTGGCTAGACGCTATCAAAGGAGAGGTTTATGAATAG
- the thiW gene encoding energy coupling factor transporter S component ThiW gives MRKHQLQVHKLTILSMMIALDVVLTPIFRIEGMAPMSSVVNILAGIMMGPVYALAMATVTAFIRMTTQGIPPLALTGATFGALLAGLFYKYGRKFHYSALGEIVGTGIIGSIVSYPVMVLFTGSAAKLSWFIYTPRFFGATLIGTAISFIAFRFLIKQEFFKKVQGYFFDERIN, from the coding sequence ATGAGAAAGCACCAATTACAAGTTCACAAATTAACCATTTTATCCATGATGATTGCCCTTGATGTAGTCCTTACGCCTATCTTTCGGATTGAGGGAATGGCACCGATGTCCAGTGTAGTCAATATTCTAGCAGGAATCATGATGGGACCTGTTTATGCCTTGGCTATGGCTACAGTGACAGCCTTTATCCGTATGACGACTCAAGGGATTCCACCTTTAGCTCTTACAGGAGCGACTTTTGGAGCCCTTCTAGCAGGTCTCTTTTATAAGTACGGTCGAAAATTTCATTATTCTGCTCTCGGAGAGATTGTGGGAACAGGTATTATTGGTTCTATTGTTTCCTATCCTGTTATGGTACTCTTTACAGGATCAGCTGCAAAGCTTAGCTGGTTTATCTACACCCCTCGATTTTTCGGAGCAACCTTGATCGGTACAGCGATTTCCTTTATTGCCTTTCGATTTTTAATCAAGCAGGAATTCTTTAAAAAAGTGCAGGGATATTTCTTTGATGAAAGGATAAACTGA
- the tenA gene encoding thiaminase II: protein MEFTDIAMELSKEAWQASFHHPFVLKLQEGNLDPAIFRYYLIQDAYYLKAFSEAYHLLADRTSNQEMRRLLKQNAQSLVEGELFIRQQFFKELEISDQEMEQHPIAPTCYHYISHIYRQFADPNLGIAFASLLPCPWLYHDIGKSLNLKPSPNPLYQQWIETYITDELEHQIREEETLVNQLYRESDETDKKKMLDAFHISVHMEAKFWEMAYQHQTWRSDLQSLEIGEE from the coding sequence ATGGAATTTACAGATATTGCGATGGAATTATCCAAGGAAGCTTGGCAGGCTTCCTTTCATCACCCCTTTGTATTAAAGTTACAAGAGGGAAATTTAGACCCTGCGATTTTCCGCTATTACCTGATTCAGGATGCCTACTATCTGAAGGCCTTCTCAGAAGCCTATCACCTCTTGGCTGATAGGACTTCAAACCAAGAGATGAGAAGACTCTTGAAACAAAATGCTCAGAGTCTAGTGGAGGGTGAGTTATTTATACGTCAACAATTTTTCAAGGAATTGGAAATCAGCGATCAGGAAATGGAGCAACATCCAATCGCTCCAACCTGCTATCATTACATTTCTCACATTTATCGGCAATTTGCAGATCCAAACTTAGGAATTGCTTTTGCGAGCTTGCTGCCTTGTCCTTGGCTATACCATGATATAGGCAAATCACTGAATCTTAAACCATCACCAAATCCTCTCTACCAACAATGGATTGAAACTTATATTACGGATGAGTTGGAGCATCAGATCAGAGAGGAAGAGACTCTGGTCAATCAACTCTATCGAGAAAGTGACGAGACAGACAAGAAAAAAATGCTAGATGCCTTCCACATCAGTGTTCATATGGAAGCCAAGTTTTGGGAAATGGCCTACCAACACCAGACATGGAGGAGCGATTTACAGTCTTTAGAAATAGGAGAAGAATAG
- a CDS encoding energy-coupling factor transporter transmembrane component T: MVKVATQTPIISLFLLILSLETSFIPSIALNLSVVVFCILFMLYYRRFKVLAWMILLAILPSLANYWAVQLHGDASQAVMLGTRAFVTVCIGLVFVSSISLKELLLYLAQKGLSRSWAYALIVVFNSFPLIQQEIKSLKEACLLRGQELHFWSPLIYSKVLMTVFRWRHLYLRALSAYGYDEHAQVENRYRIFYISKKTKFIYLLFFLLLQTSLFL; the protein is encoded by the coding sequence ATGGTCAAAGTAGCAACCCAGACACCGATTATCAGTCTCTTCTTGCTAATTTTATCTCTGGAAACATCTTTCATTCCTTCGATTGCTCTGAATCTTTCGGTAGTCGTATTTTGCATTCTCTTTATGCTCTATTACCGGCGATTTAAAGTATTGGCTTGGATGATTCTACTTGCCATTCTGCCCTCTTTGGCCAACTACTGGGCAGTTCAGTTACATGGAGATGCTTCGCAGGCCGTCATGCTTGGAACGAGGGCTTTTGTGACCGTTTGTATTGGTCTTGTCTTTGTTTCCTCTATTTCCCTAAAAGAGCTTCTCTTGTACTTGGCTCAAAAGGGGTTATCACGCTCTTGGGCCTATGCCTTGATTGTGGTATTCAATTCCTTCCCCCTTATCCAGCAAGAAATCAAGTCCCTCAAGGAAGCGTGCTTATTACGCGGTCAAGAACTACATTTTTGGTCGCCCTTGATTTATAGCAAGGTTCTGATGACAGTCTTTAGGTGGCGCCATCTTTACCTGAGAGCCCTGTCGGCGTATGGATATGACGAACATGCACAGGTGGAGAATCGCTATCGGATCTTTTATATTTCTAAAAAAACAAAATTCATCTACCTGCTGTTCTTTTTATTGCTTCAAACCAGTCTATTTTTATAA
- a CDS encoding ATP-binding cassette domain-containing protein, whose protein sequence is MGLELRKIQSSIFSEPFNFTFHAQAFTLLVGSSGSGKSSLFQMIAQVSSLPYSGQVLIDESEVSQLSIIERIQTVGILFQNPNHQFTMENLFEELVFTLENIGHPVQEIDSKIAEVVRQCRCEKILHRPIHHLSGGEKQKAALAVLFAMNPRVYLLDEPFASIDRKSRIEILEILKELVSDGKTVILCDHDLSDYEAYIDHMVELRDGQLREVFQIPTSEMTQVASKEAASSSELFHMDRVTCELDNRPLFSIADFTFYQGISCILGDNGVGKSTLFRSILQFQKYKGRITWKGTVLKKKKSLYRDLTGVVQEAEKQFIRVSLREELQLDGPDSERNQRIFQALQYFDLEQALDKSPYQLSGGQQKILQLLTILTSKASVILLDEPFAGLDDRACHYFCQWIVEDRNQGRSFLIISHRLDPLISVVDYWIEMTSQGLSHVKAVTITKPLTSQSSNTQGEVR, encoded by the coding sequence ATGGGCCTGGAATTAAGGAAGATTCAGTCCTCAATCTTCTCTGAGCCGTTTAATTTTACTTTTCATGCGCAAGCCTTTACCTTGTTAGTTGGGAGCAGTGGTTCAGGAAAATCGAGTCTCTTTCAAATGATTGCCCAAGTCAGTTCTCTTCCCTATAGTGGTCAAGTTTTGATAGATGAGAGCGAGGTCAGTCAGCTTTCTATCATCGAACGTATCCAGACGGTTGGGATTCTCTTTCAAAATCCCAATCATCAATTTACTATGGAGAACTTGTTTGAGGAGCTGGTTTTTACCTTGGAAAATATTGGGCATCCCGTTCAGGAAATTGATTCTAAAATAGCAGAGGTGGTTCGACAATGTCGCTGTGAGAAGATTTTGCACCGTCCCATCCATCACTTATCAGGTGGGGAAAAGCAAAAGGCTGCTTTGGCTGTTCTCTTTGCTATGAATCCTAGGGTCTATCTCCTGGATGAGCCCTTCGCTTCTATTGACCGCAAGAGTAGGATAGAGATATTGGAGATTCTAAAAGAGTTAGTCTCTGATGGGAAGACAGTTATTTTGTGCGACCATGATTTATCTGATTATGAAGCCTATATCGACCATATGGTGGAGCTAAGAGATGGACAACTAAGGGAAGTGTTTCAAATCCCTACCTCTGAGATGACACAGGTTGCTTCAAAGGAAGCTGCTTCTAGCTCAGAACTGTTCCATATGGACCGTGTGACTTGTGAGCTGGATAATCGCCCCCTCTTTTCAATTGCGGATTTTACATTCTACCAAGGAATTTCTTGTATCTTGGGTGATAATGGTGTCGGGAAATCAACTCTCTTTCGCTCCATTCTTCAATTTCAAAAGTATAAGGGGCGCATTACCTGGAAGGGGACAGTCCTGAAAAAGAAAAAGAGTTTGTACCGTGACCTGACGGGTGTTGTTCAGGAAGCTGAGAAACAGTTTATCCGAGTCAGTCTGCGAGAAGAGCTTCAATTAGATGGACCTGATTCTGAAAGAAATCAGCGAATTTTCCAAGCTTTACAATATTTTGATCTGGAGCAGGCACTCGATAAGAGTCCTTATCAATTAAGTGGTGGCCAGCAAAAGATTCTGCAGCTCTTGACCATCTTGACTAGTAAGGCTTCTGTGATTTTACTAGATGAACCTTTTGCTGGTTTGGATGATAGAGCCTGCCATTATTTTTGTCAGTGGATTGTGGAGGACAGAAATCAAGGAAGAAGTTTTTTGATTATTAGCCATCGTTTAGATCCCTTAATCTCTGTGGTTGATTATTGGATTGAGATGACTAGTCAGGGTCTCAGTCATGTGAAAGCAGTGACAATTACCAAACCACTCACATCTCAGAGTAGCAATACCCAAGGGGAGGTGAGATAG